From the genome of Yersinia enterocolitica, one region includes:
- a CDS encoding DNA polymerase IV, protein MRKIIHVDMDCFFAAVEMRDDPSLRDIPIAIGGSRDRRGVISTANYPARRYGVRSAMPTAMALKLCPQLKVIPGRMAAYKEASLHIREIFARYTPLIEPLSLDEAYLDVSDCSACSGSATLIAQEIRQAISDELSLTASAGIAPIKFLAKIASDLNKPNGQYVITPNQIQPFLHDLPLSKIPGVGKVTAKRLQELGLVTCGEVQNYPQAELLKRFGKFGHVLWERSHGIDEREISPDRLRKSVGVERTLAEDIHDWESCEALIEQLYIELETRLRKVRPDLHIARQGIKLKFHDFQQTTQEHVWPELNKTDLLQVARTAWNERRAGRGVRLVGLHVTLLDPQLERQLLLSWE, encoded by the coding sequence ATGCGTAAGATTATTCATGTCGATATGGATTGCTTCTTCGCGGCAGTGGAAATGCGCGACGATCCCAGTTTGCGTGATATTCCCATCGCGATTGGCGGCAGCCGCGATCGGCGTGGAGTGATCAGTACGGCCAATTACCCTGCCAGACGTTATGGTGTTCGTAGTGCTATGCCAACGGCGATGGCACTTAAACTCTGCCCACAGCTTAAAGTTATTCCTGGCAGAATGGCGGCTTATAAAGAGGCGTCGCTGCATATCCGTGAAATTTTCGCTCGCTATACCCCGCTGATTGAGCCGCTCTCGCTGGATGAAGCCTATCTGGATGTTTCTGATTGCTCTGCATGCAGTGGTTCTGCCACTTTAATTGCTCAGGAAATCCGTCAAGCGATTTCTGATGAACTGAGTCTGACCGCCTCCGCCGGTATTGCCCCGATAAAATTTCTGGCCAAAATTGCGTCAGATCTGAATAAACCGAATGGTCAATATGTCATCACCCCTAATCAGATTCAGCCTTTCCTGCATGATTTGCCGTTGAGTAAGATTCCTGGCGTGGGGAAAGTGACCGCTAAACGTTTACAAGAACTCGGGTTGGTTACTTGCGGCGAGGTACAAAACTATCCGCAGGCTGAACTATTAAAGCGTTTTGGCAAATTCGGTCATGTGTTGTGGGAGCGTAGCCACGGTATTGATGAGCGGGAAATATCCCCGGACAGATTGCGTAAATCGGTCGGTGTTGAAAGAACGCTGGCGGAAGATATTCATGACTGGGAAAGTTGTGAGGCATTGATTGAACAGCTTTATATTGAACTGGAAACTCGATTACGTAAAGTGAGGCCGGATCTGCATATTGCGCGTCAGGGTATTAAATTGAAATTTCATGATTTTCAACAAACTACGCAGGAGCATGTCTGGCCGGAACTGAATAAGACTGATCTGCTACAAGTGGCGCGCACTGCATGGAATGAACGGCGAGCCGGGCGGGGAGTTCGC
- a CDS encoding D-alanine--D-alanine ligase, with protein MSKLRVGVIFGGKSAEHEVSLQSAKNIVEAIDKEKFDVTLLGIDKQGKWHVNDASSYLLNAENPALISLNHSNRNVALIPGQERQQLIAADNATALAQLDVIFPIVHGTLGEDGSLQGLLRMANIPFVGSSVLGSAVSMDKDLTKRLLRDAGLNIAPFITLTRTNKDNYSFEQITAKLGLPLFIKPANQGSSVGVSKVRNAAEYQQAVTLAFDFDHKVLVESAIVGREIECAVLGNDNPRASLCGEVVVSDEFYSYDTKYINETGAQVVIPAVIDNAASDNIRAVALAAFRTLECRGLARVDVFLTPENTVIINEINTLPGFTNISMYPKLWRATGVGSTELITTLIELALERHQQDKSLKSSIFSDH; from the coding sequence GTGTCGAAATTGCGGGTTGGTGTGATTTTTGGTGGTAAATCGGCTGAGCATGAAGTGTCGTTGCAGTCGGCTAAAAACATCGTAGAGGCGATTGATAAGGAAAAGTTTGATGTCACGCTACTGGGTATTGATAAACAGGGGAAATGGCATGTTAACGATGCATCCAGCTATTTGTTAAATGCAGAGAATCCAGCGCTGATCTCCCTGAATCACTCAAACAGAAATGTAGCGTTGATTCCCGGTCAAGAGCGCCAGCAACTGATTGCGGCGGATAATGCCACAGCATTGGCGCAACTGGATGTTATTTTCCCGATAGTACACGGTACATTAGGCGAGGATGGTTCTTTGCAAGGCTTGCTGCGCATGGCCAATATCCCCTTCGTTGGGTCCAGCGTGCTGGGATCTGCGGTCAGCATGGATAAAGATCTCACCAAGCGGTTACTGCGTGATGCCGGGTTGAATATTGCCCCTTTTATTACGCTGACACGGACAAATAAAGATAATTACAGTTTTGAGCAGATAACGGCAAAACTTGGCTTACCTTTATTTATCAAACCGGCAAATCAAGGCTCCTCGGTTGGGGTGAGTAAAGTACGCAATGCGGCTGAATACCAGCAGGCTGTTACGCTTGCGTTTGATTTTGACCATAAGGTATTAGTTGAATCAGCTATTGTTGGGCGCGAGATTGAATGTGCGGTACTGGGTAATGATAACCCTCGAGCTAGCCTGTGTGGTGAAGTGGTCGTCAGTGATGAATTTTACTCCTACGATACCAAGTATATTAATGAAACCGGTGCTCAGGTGGTTATCCCTGCAGTGATAGACAATGCAGCCAGCGACAATATTCGCGCAGTAGCATTAGCCGCGTTTCGTACGCTTGAATGCCGTGGTCTGGCACGGGTAGATGTCTTTTTAACGCCAGAAAATACCGTTATTATAAATGAAATCAATACACTACCTGGTTTCACTAATATCAGTATGTACCCCAAACTCTGGCGCGCCACGGGAGTCGGTTCTACAGAGTTGATCACAACACTGATTGAACTGGCGTTAGAACGGCATCAGCAAGATAAGTCATTGAAGAGTTCTATTTTTAGCGACCACTAA